The following coding sequences are from one Shewanella eurypsychrophilus window:
- a CDS encoding amidohydrolase family protein → MPVQAHDMVPGEAQSAAILFTNATLHTAIDGVKVNTDLLIEQGQITAMGQNIIAPDAIRIDVTGKHIYPGLIALDTSLGIVEVEMMRPSNDIYEVGQSNPQLEVITAFNPDSEIIPTIRVNGITHAQVVPQGDSLAGQSSVVSLDSWTVEDALVPSTKAFHLYWPRLGRLPHDKEKRQEQNDEYNQQVSDVSAAFSDGYRYFLANKAGKVATVDLRWQALLPLYQKNAQLFVHANRQKQIEEAASLAKKYGFSLIIVGGYDAWRLGDLLNEINAKVVYTRTLSLPMRKDEPIDLSFKIPSLLKQAEIPFALGFSSDWNSRNLPLAAGQTVAYGLTKQDALKSVSLDAARILGINDMGALAVGYKANLVISKGDILDPMETKIEQVYIDGRKIDLNNRQQQLYQKYLKR, encoded by the coding sequence ATGCCCGTACAGGCCCACGACATGGTCCCGGGCGAAGCGCAATCGGCAGCAATATTATTTACCAATGCCACCCTACATACGGCCATTGATGGTGTTAAAGTCAATACTGACCTGCTTATTGAACAGGGTCAAATAACTGCAATGGGTCAAAATATTATTGCCCCCGATGCCATCCGCATCGATGTCACGGGCAAGCATATCTATCCGGGTCTAATAGCCCTTGATACCAGCTTAGGCATAGTGGAAGTTGAGATGATGCGCCCGAGTAACGACATTTACGAAGTCGGTCAGAGTAATCCTCAGTTAGAGGTGATAACAGCTTTTAACCCAGATTCGGAGATCATTCCCACCATACGTGTTAACGGCATAACCCATGCTCAGGTTGTCCCCCAAGGTGACAGCCTAGCCGGACAATCCTCTGTGGTGTCACTAGATAGCTGGACAGTAGAAGATGCACTCGTGCCGAGCACTAAAGCATTTCACCTCTATTGGCCACGCTTAGGTCGCCTGCCCCATGACAAAGAAAAACGTCAAGAGCAGAATGATGAATATAATCAGCAAGTGAGCGATGTCAGCGCGGCTTTTTCTGACGGCTATCGCTACTTTTTAGCGAACAAGGCCGGCAAAGTCGCCACAGTCGACCTACGCTGGCAGGCGTTACTGCCTCTTTATCAAAAAAATGCTCAGTTATTTGTGCATGCCAACCGTCAAAAACAGATAGAAGAAGCGGCTTCTTTAGCTAAGAAGTATGGTTTCAGTCTGATTATTGTGGGTGGTTATGATGCCTGGCGACTCGGTGATCTCCTCAATGAAATCAATGCTAAGGTTGTCTATACCCGCACTTTAAGCCTACCGATGAGAAAAGATGAGCCTATCGACTTAAGCTTTAAGATCCCCTCACTGCTTAAGCAAGCTGAGATCCCTTTTGCCCTAGGCTTTTCGTCAGACTGGAACAGTCGTAACCTCCCCCTAGCAGCGGGGCAAACTGTGGCTTATGGACTCACCAAACAGGATGCATTGAAAAGTGTCAGCCTAGATGCCGCCAGAATACTCGGCATTAACGATATGGGCGCACTTGCTGTCGGTTATAAGGCTAACTTAGTGATCTCTAAAGGCGATATCTTAGATCCGATGGAAACCAAGATTGAGCAGGTCTATATCGACGGCCGCAAAATTGATCTCAATAATCGTCAACAACAGCTTTATCAAAAGTACCTAAAGCGCTAG